The Acidiferrobacterales bacterium genome segment AGACGCTCCGAATACCGCCGGCAGCATCAAACGGTAGACTTCCTTTGCACCCTGTTCGGCATCGCCCTGGATTTTTCTCCGTAATCGCGGTCTAGGCAGTTTTCCGATTCCGATAAGGAAAGGCAGTTGAAACAGAAACTGGACCACCCCGGCACCCAGTACGCCGATCGAAAGCGCGATCGCAGCATTCTGAGTCACACCGGTCAGCCACAGGGCCGACGCGATCAGCGATACATTGAGCAGGATCGGCGTTGCGGCCGGTGCCGCGAATCGTCCATGTGTATTCAGAATCCCGGCACTGAGCGCGACCAGGCAGACAAAGAGTACATAGGGGAAGGTGAGTCGCAGACTGTCAACTGTTAACTGGAACTTATCGATGTCACCGCGAAAACCCGGTGCGAGTATCGAAATGACAAGCGGTGAGAATATGACACCCACAGCCGACAGGATGATCAGCACCGCCGCCAACCTGCCTGTGACCAAATCAAGAAACCCCTGGACTTCCGACTGGTTCGAAGTCGCCTGCTGCTGGGTATAGACGGGTACAAAAGCCGCCGAAAACGCGCCCTCACCGAATATTCTCCGGAAGAAATTCGGAATTCTGAACGCGACAAAAAACGCGTCAGCAATATAGGTGCTGCCCATCAATTGCGCAAAGACAATATCACGGATCAATCCGGTGATTCTGGAGACCACAGTCATCGAACCGAATGCAGCGGTCGACTTGAGGAGTTTGCCGGTTCCTCGCGGTTGCGATTGGGATTCGCGGGGCTCGCCAGTGCTCATACAGACAGTTCGATCGAGACGAGGCAGAAGCTACCGGGAACTCAGCTCAGGTGATGAATTGGCGATTCCACACATCCGGTATGCGTCAGGCCAATCCATAAAGAGAGGTTATTCGATCGGCGAACACCCGGTTTCCGCCAAAGCTGGGATGCCTTACGCAATAGACCGGGATCTCGCAGTCCACAGCCGCAAGCGCTTTTCCTGCGTCAGCTCCGACACAGACGAGACGCTTCGGGCTGACTATAGTGATCAGTTCCGACAGCACCTGGATGCCAACCTTGCGCTCGGACGCTTTGTGGGCACGGTTGGAAAACGGACGGGCCGGCAGATGAGGGTGAAACGGAAAAACGTTCCACAGAAAGATACTGGATTGTATCCGACTGAGAACTTTCCAGACCGCCGCCGCAGTGCGCTCGTGAACCGCATTTCCAACTGTCGGCGAGGCGGACTTGATGTTCCAGCGTCCGCAATGCGCATCGAAGCGCCGATCATCAGTAAATGCCAGTCCGGTGCGCCGCCCTCCGCGATACCCTAAATCCCTTCCAATCCATATTGAGTCAACTTCCGAACGCACCGCGGCTTCAAGCATGAGAATCAACGCACGTCTGCGGATCGCCGGTGCCTGCGCCACATCACAACGCTCACATCGATCCCGATAGGGATTGAAAGCATTGTCAAATGTCACACACCGAAGCTCTTTCAGAAATTGGGCTGTATTCATCGCAGTCTTCCATCGAAACAGAATCGAGAGCGACACCGGCCGGTCGCGAGAACAAAATGAACCCGGAGCGGCTGAACGGAACAGGACCAGTCAGCTGGCGACAAATCGCCTTGATTGCGATTCAATCCCAAACAAATCATACTCGGCTATTGACAATTGATGGAAAAAATAGCATTATTCTGCGCTTTACCACCTTGCAACAGAAAAAGGAACGGATTACTTTGGCAAATTCTCCCCAAGCTCGCAAACGGGCGAGACAAAACGTGAAACGACGCTCTCGCAACATGAGCGAACGAGCTGCAGTGCGCACATACATCAAGAAATTCTACAAGGTTCTCGAATCGAAAGACGCTGATGCGGCACGGGAAGCCTTTGAGGCCGCCTGCTCGAAAGTCGATCGAAGCGCCCAAAAGGGACTTCAGCATAAGAACAAGGCGGCGCGTCTGAAAAGCCGGATGAACGCACATCTGAAAGAATTGGCTGTAACTGCCGACTGAATTCAATCGCAGACGTCGCCGGACTTGCGTTTCCCTGGCGGCGTTAGTGACCTCCATACGCTACCATCGGTCAGAGTGTTTCGACAACAACAGTTCGAAACCACCTGATATTGGAACGAGCGAATTTTCGCTGTCCGTAACGATCACTGGACAACGTTTGACGTAAACGGCAAGTCTCCCGTACATCTTTTGCGCAGATTCAGGCGGGCCTCAGCATAGGTTCCGTACAAACCGCGGCCGGTAGTGACAGCGTCGGAAACCTAATTGGCACCAGAGCCGTAGAGCAGTCCCGGCAACCACAAGGCGATTTGCGGGAACATGATGATCAGCGAAAGACCTACCAGCTGCAATACCATGAACTGCATCATTCCAAGATAAATGTCTTTCAGGTCCCATTCCGGGACCACGCCCTTGAGAAAGTACGCAGATAGAGCTACAGGTGGAGATAACCAAGCCGTTTGCAGGTTGACCGCGACAAGAATGGCAAACCAGGTCAGGTTGAACTGCAACTGGTCCATCAGCGGGATTAGGATCGGCACGATGATCAATACGATTGGAACCCATTCCAGCGGCCAGCCGAGGAGAAAGATCATGGCCATGACGATCGCCAGGATAACGTAGCGATTGACTTCGAGATCCAGCAGGAATTCGGTCAGCATGGTCGGTGTTCCCAAACGGGAGAACACTGCACCGAAAAAGTTCGATGCGGCAACTAAAAGCATGATCAACGCCGTTATCTCGAGCGTTTTGATCAATGCATTGAACAATCGTCTCCAAGAAATCTTTCGATATGCGAATGCCAGTATCAAGGACCCCACGGCACCGCAGGCAGCCCCTTCCGTCGGTGTTGCCAATCCGAAAAGAATGCTTCCGAGTGCGGAAAACACCAACAGGGCCGGTGGTACCAATCCGGCGAGAAACTCTTTCCACACTTCCGCCATGCTGCTGGGTCGCTGATCTTCTGGCAGAGTTGGTCCCAAACTGGGATTCAGATAGCATCGAACCAACGCATAACCGGTGTAGATCGTTGCCAGCATGATCCCTGGAATGACCGCTGCCGCAAACAGGTCAATAACCGGAATTTCCATAACCGGTCCCATGACAATCAACATGATGCTCGGCGGAATCAGAATTCCAAGCGTCCCACCCGCTGTGATTGTCCCTGAAGCAAGCTTGACATCATACTGCGAGCGATTCATCGTCTTTGCCGCCATAATGCCGAGAATCGTAACGGATGCGCCAACGATACCGGTTGCTGCGGCGAAGATTGTCGACACAAACAAAACCGCAATGAAGAGCGCTCCTCGCACGCGCGACAGCATGAGCTGTACAGCCGCGAACAGCCGTTCCATCAGGCCAGCCTGCTCCATCATTATCCCCATAAAGATAAAGAGCGGTATCGCGGCCAGGGTCTGTTCCATCATGACCGAGTAGAATTGGAACGTCATCAGATAAAAGACGACCTGTCCAAATCCGATGAAGCCAAAAACAAAGCCGAGAAAGATAAGTGTGAACGAAATCGGGAATCCGACAAAGATCGCGATCAGCATCACGCCGATCAATACCAGTCCTAATACTTCAGGAGTCATCAGACCGGCCATCTACCGCGCGTTGCGGCGTAGTAACTTTTGAAAAACTCAGAAACGCCCTGCAGGATCAGAAAGAAAATTCCAATCGGGAGCGCCGACTTGCTCGGAGCAAGGTAAGGCATCCATGCTGAATCCATGCCTCGTTCCATCTGAAACCAGGAAACACCGGCAAAATCAAGCGATGTCCACATGAATACGAGCATTC includes the following:
- a CDS encoding uracil-DNA glycosylase; amino-acid sequence: MNTAQFLKELRCVTFDNAFNPYRDRCERCDVAQAPAIRRRALILMLEAAVRSEVDSIWIGRDLGYRGGRRTGLAFTDDRRFDAHCGRWNIKSASPTVGNAVHERTAAAVWKVLSRIQSSIFLWNVFPFHPHLPARPFSNRAHKASERKVGIQVLSELITIVSPKRLVCVGADAGKALAAVDCEIPVYCVRHPSFGGNRVFADRITSLYGLA
- the rpsT gene encoding 30S ribosomal protein S20; this translates as MANSPQARKRARQNVKRRSRNMSERAAVRTYIKKFYKVLESKDADAAREAFEAACSKVDRSAQKGLQHKNKAARLKSRMNAHLKELAVTAD
- a CDS encoding TRAP transporter large permease subunit, producing the protein MTPEVLGLVLIGVMLIAIFVGFPISFTLIFLGFVFGFIGFGQVVFYLMTFQFYSVMMEQTLAAIPLFIFMGIMMEQAGLMERLFAAVQLMLSRVRGALFIAVLFVSTIFAAATGIVGASVTILGIMAAKTMNRSQYDVKLASGTITAGGTLGILIPPSIMLIVMGPVMEIPVIDLFAAAVIPGIMLATIYTGYALVRCYLNPSLGPTLPEDQRPSSMAEVWKEFLAGLVPPALLVFSALGSILFGLATPTEGAACGAVGSLILAFAYRKISWRRLFNALIKTLEITALIMLLVAASNFFGAVFSRLGTPTMLTEFLLDLEVNRYVILAIVMAMIFLLGWPLEWVPIVLIIVPILIPLMDQLQFNLTWFAILVAVNLQTAWLSPPVALSAYFLKGVVPEWDLKDIYLGMMQFMVLQLVGLSLIIMFPQIALWLPGLLYGSGAN